In Mariluticola halotolerans, one DNA window encodes the following:
- a CDS encoding dual specificity protein phosphatase family protein, which translates to MSESPTVLREWREVLSHPIPRYERPDISLIEENVTPYGVSLYIAGSKGASNLDLLREHGITTVVNCAVNLDFNFVRDEDDQREPGENAVPNGAGAVRYYKLGLVDGHGNPETMMLAGYYLLRSALNQELPERASYPRRERGNVLVNCRGGRSRSVALAGLFLHQSMPDKYPTLDDALQHVRVQRQLRPDEWIEAPKPMLVNAALQASKWIEYIGHDEPTRANAS; encoded by the coding sequence ATGAGTGAATCACCAACAGTTTTACGAGAGTGGAGAGAAGTATTGAGCCATCCAATCCCAAGATATGAGCGTCCAGATATCAGCCTGATCGAGGAGAATGTGACGCCTTACGGTGTTTCGCTCTATATCGCGGGCAGTAAGGGGGCGAGCAATCTCGATCTTTTGCGGGAGCATGGTATTACAACGGTTGTGAATTGTGCGGTGAACCTCGATTTCAATTTCGTGCGCGATGAAGATGATCAGCGCGAACCCGGTGAGAATGCGGTTCCGAACGGGGCGGGCGCCGTTCGGTATTACAAGCTGGGTCTTGTTGATGGTCATGGGAACCCCGAGACGATGATGCTGGCAGGGTATTATTTGCTGCGCAGTGCGCTCAATCAGGAGTTGCCTGAACGCGCCAGCTACCCACGGCGCGAGCGTGGCAATGTCTTGGTAAACTGCCGGGGCGGACGCAGTCGCTCGGTGGCGCTCGCGGGCTTGTTTTTGCATCAAAGCATGCCCGACAAATATCCAACGCTTGACGACGCTTTGCAGCATGTCCGGGTTCAGCGCCAGCTGCGGCCGGATGAATGGATTGAGGCGCCGAAGCCCATGTTGGTCAATGCCGCGCTGCAGGCATCAAAATGGATCGAATATATCGGCCATGATGAGCCTACCCGGGCCAATGCTTCTTGA
- a CDS encoding metallophosphoesterase family protein, whose protein sequence is MASKRVAVIADPHFHDVYFGRSRAQEAPEFVRTLADTLASTRVFNESELAFRSVLDEIAARGIRLVVLAGDLTDDGQRANWRAVDALLQEYAQRYGMRFFATPGNHDQFAEDGCHLAKRFANADGSFDLVASNAATSKHARQNVVLEDMYCVGYADALDRNVSLGYFRTPGDVHWESPFGFDDALAGRWYEIAAGSDMPPLRITDASYLVEPVEGLWVLSLDANVYVAEAGVVSADRSGEGWNAVLASRPYLLDWVKDVADRARRLGKQLLTFSHYPIVDVVNGTHEPAFRFDHQEGGKKREMPNPEVMRAFAGAGIGAHFSGHWHVNNTGCFHEDGDFLVNVAVPSPVGFPGGFKVVTLTDGQLHIETVPLGALPLPPAIGARYQAERGTADDGDIPVHSYKEFLAFHLSKRVRGKYLSRDWPEGFAILAAEFSLADVHQFANVPAALDYADLARSVNREPLAANLPDLSFEAVLIDFHRLIMAGDPVLAGVGPERLAAYAALAAAYENGDWPAGSVQSDLAKFAGMMQRTLESAPAMNFVIDTAAKTVRATPIAAAPSAARQVEPQTP, encoded by the coding sequence ATGGCAAGCAAACGTGTTGCGGTGATCGCGGATCCACATTTTCATGATGTGTATTTTGGCCGGTCTCGGGCGCAGGAAGCCCCTGAATTTGTGCGAACTTTGGCTGATACGCTCGCGTCCACGCGTGTGTTCAATGAAAGCGAACTGGCGTTCCGCTCTGTGCTCGATGAGATTGCGGCACGGGGCATTCGTCTCGTGGTTTTGGCCGGCGATCTGACCGATGACGGACAGCGGGCAAACTGGCGTGCTGTTGATGCACTGCTGCAGGAATATGCCCAGCGATATGGGATGCGGTTTTTCGCGACGCCGGGCAATCATGATCAATTCGCCGAAGATGGCTGTCATCTCGCCAAGCGTTTCGCCAATGCTGATGGTAGCTTTGACCTGGTCGCCAGCAATGCAGCCACCAGCAAACATGCCCGGCAAAACGTGGTGCTTGAGGACATGTATTGCGTGGGGTATGCCGACGCGCTTGATCGTAATGTCAGCCTTGGATATTTCCGCACGCCGGGCGATGTGCACTGGGAAAGCCCTTTTGGTTTCGATGACGCGCTTGCGGGGCGGTGGTATGAAATTGCGGCAGGCAGTGACATGCCACCCCTACGCATTACCGATGCGTCTTATCTGGTGGAACCTGTTGAGGGGCTCTGGGTTCTGTCGCTCGACGCCAATGTTTACGTCGCGGAAGCCGGTGTAGTTTCCGCCGACAGGAGCGGTGAAGGCTGGAACGCCGTGCTGGCCAGCCGCCCCTATTTGCTGGACTGGGTAAAAGATGTGGCGGATCGCGCGCGGCGTCTGGGCAAGCAATTGCTGACCTTTTCGCATTATCCGATAGTGGATGTGGTCAATGGCACGCATGAGCCGGCTTTCCGGTTTGACCATCAAGAAGGCGGCAAAAAGCGCGAAATGCCGAACCCTGAGGTGATGAGGGCATTCGCTGGGGCGGGCATCGGGGCGCATTTCAGCGGGCATTGGCACGTGAACAATACCGGGTGTTTTCACGAGGATGGTGATTTTCTGGTCAATGTGGCTGTGCCATCGCCGGTGGGGTTTCCCGGGGGGTTCAAGGTCGTCACACTGACCGATGGGCAATTACATATCGAGACCGTGCCGCTTGGTGCGTTGCCTTTGCCGCCTGCGATAGGCGCGCGCTATCAGGCAGAGAGGGGCACTGCCGATGACGGGGATATTCCCGTGCATTCCTATAAGGAATTTCTGGCGTTTCACCTTTCAAAGCGCGTCCGGGGAAAATATCTGTCGCGCGACTGGCCGGAGGGCTTTGCAATCCTTGCGGCTGAGTTCTCGCTGGCTGATGTTCATCAGTTCGCCAATGTCCCGGCAGCTCTGGACTATGCCGATCTGGCCAGGTCGGTCAACAGGGAGCCGCTGGCGGCCAATTTGCCTGATCTGTCGTTTGAAGCGGTGTTGATCGATTTCCACCGTCTGATAATGGCCGGGGACCCTGTGCTTGCTGGTGTCGGGCCGGAGCGGTTGGCAGCTTATGCGGCGCTGGCAGCAGCTTATGAAAATGGAGATTGGCCTGCGGG